The Anopheles maculipalpis chromosome 3RL, idAnoMacuDA_375_x, whole genome shotgun sequence genomic sequence AATCACGCGGGAAGGCGTCAATCTCTTTGCTCGCTATTTCCCGTAACTCAATTGGCAGGATTGTGTTCTTCCGAAGCGAGTTTACCCGCAACCGTGCATCGGCATGCTGCACCACACACTGCCGACGTTTGTGATCCTTGATCATACGCCAGTCAGCCCACTTGTTTCGCACTTGTTGCAACTAGAGATGatagaaaacaaacatgaTGTTGTAGTATATGTGACTAGTGTGTTCCAGCACAGAACCCTTACCCGATAGCCGGCCAAATTTTGGCCACATGTGACGAATCTggatacaaaaccaaccaccgACATGGTGAAATCGAAGCACCGGCCTGCTGTATTGCGATGTTTACGTAAGGAGAAAAGACAACAAACAGCTGTCAACTGTCTCCTCTCTCAGCTGATATGTGTGAAAACCGTCAAAGCTGTCAAGATTTCTGTTCAAAATAGCGTTCCCGCGTACGGTGCGTGCATTCCAAGGTGCTGAGTTTTCCTTCTAATTTCtagcttaaatttctttatttaaagCTTTGCCATGGAGGACCTCTCGAT encodes the following:
- the LOC126565610 gene encoding 28S ribosomal protein S14, mitochondrial, yielding MSVVGFVSRFVTCGQNLAGYRLQQVRNKWADWRMIKDHKRRQCVVQHADARLRVNSLRKNTILPIELREIASKEIDAFPRDSSLVRVRERCAVTSRPRGIVHRWRVSRIVWRHMADYNKLSGVQRAMW